A genomic stretch from Candidatus Poribacteria bacterium includes:
- the radA gene encoding DNA repair protein RadA: MKTRTEFVCTDCGAVSARWLGRCRECGAWNTLEERAQPARAAPERRSRAVDPDSNAPVRLADVSTTQQARLQTGIAELDRVLGGGLVRGSVALLGGEPGMGKSTLLLQALASIGASAGKVLYVTGEESARQIRLRADRLGIGSDDLLLLCESETESILAHLRETQPRAVVIDSIQTASVETVRSAPGSVAQIRESAAAFIAFAKSSETPVFLVGHVTKEGTIAGPRVLEHMVDTVLMFEGDLHHAYRLIRATKNRFGSTNELAVFEMTERGLAEVANPSALFLSQRTAGVSGSVVVCAMEGSRPLLLELQALVAPARYGAPMRVSTGFDRSRVAMLLAVLEKRGGIALQNADVFVNVTGGVELDEPAADLGMVAAIASNYRDAPVSPKTVLLGEVGLAGEVRAVSRLPQRLAEAAKLGFERAVVPKSQAAKSASDGSGGIQVVGVDTVGQALGILI; the protein is encoded by the coding sequence ATGAAGACGCGCACCGAGTTCGTCTGCACCGACTGTGGAGCCGTCTCGGCGCGCTGGCTGGGGCGATGCCGGGAGTGCGGCGCTTGGAACACCCTCGAAGAGCGCGCTCAGCCCGCCCGAGCCGCTCCTGAACGTCGAAGCCGCGCCGTCGACCCCGACTCGAATGCCCCGGTTCGCCTGGCAGACGTATCGACGACCCAGCAGGCGCGCCTGCAAACGGGCATCGCCGAACTCGACCGCGTGCTCGGCGGCGGGCTCGTTCGCGGCTCGGTGGCGCTCCTGGGCGGCGAGCCCGGCATGGGCAAGTCGACGCTCCTGCTTCAGGCGCTCGCGTCCATTGGCGCGTCTGCGGGCAAAGTGCTCTACGTGACGGGCGAGGAGTCCGCGCGGCAGATACGCTTGCGCGCGGATCGCTTGGGCATCGGATCCGACGACCTGCTGCTCCTGTGCGAGTCGGAGACCGAGTCGATTCTCGCCCACCTTCGTGAGACTCAGCCCCGCGCGGTCGTGATCGACTCCATTCAGACGGCGAGCGTGGAGACGGTGCGCTCCGCGCCGGGAAGCGTCGCGCAGATCCGCGAGAGCGCGGCGGCGTTCATCGCCTTCGCCAAGTCATCCGAGACGCCGGTCTTCCTCGTGGGTCACGTCACCAAAGAGGGAACCATCGCCGGTCCGCGCGTGCTGGAGCACATGGTCGATACCGTGCTGATGTTTGAGGGCGATCTCCACCACGCCTACCGGCTCATCCGCGCAACGAAGAACCGCTTCGGCTCGACCAACGAGCTCGCGGTCTTCGAGATGACGGAACGCGGACTCGCAGAGGTCGCGAACCCGTCGGCGCTCTTTCTCAGCCAGCGAACGGCGGGGGTGTCGGGCTCCGTCGTCGTCTGCGCGATGGAGGGTTCCCGCCCGCTGCTGCTGGAACTGCAAGCCCTCGTCGCGCCGGCGCGTTACGGAGCACCCATGCGCGTCTCGACGGGCTTCGACCGGAGCCGCGTCGCGATGCTCCTCGCCGTGCTCGAGAAGCGCGGCGGGATCGCCCTGCAGAACGCGGATGTCTTCGTGAACGTGACCGGCGGCGTCGAGCTCGACGAGCCCGCCGCCGACCTGGGCATGGTCGCCGCCATCGCGTCGAACTATCGAGATGCGCCAGTCTCGCCCAAGACGGTGCTCCTCGGCGAGGTCGGTCTGGCGGGCGAGGTGCGGGCGGTCAGCCGCCTGCCGCAGCGTCTTGCCGAAGCGGCAAAGCTCGGCTTCGAGCGCGCCGTCGTGCCGAAGAGCCAGGCGGCGAAGTCAGCCTCCGACGGATCGGGCGGCATACAGGTCGTCGGCGTCGATACGGTCGGTCAGGCGTTGGGCATTCTCATCTAG